TCTCCAGCCTGTGCAGCCTTCCATGGTGGCACAGAAGGGGGAGGcctggaggaggctgtgggCCTTCACCTCTGCCCTGTGGCGATTGTgcatcccccagcccctctgacgACCACCCCCTTGCTCCCGCAGGGCCTCATGTCTGCCCTGCCGGGCCAGGAAGCAGCACTGAGCAGCCTGCCAGCCCAGCAGTCCTACCTGCCCGGGCAGCAGCCCCTCTACCAACAGGTGAGTGCTGCTGGCCTGGCCCGGGACAGGGCGGGGCTTGCCACCCTAGAGGGGTGCGTTCGCTAATGAAGCCGCCTCATCTGTTCCAGATGGCACCTGCTGGAGGGCCCCCCCAGCAGCAACAGCCCCAGCCCGCGCCTgcccctgtgcagcagccccagggcagcGGAGAGGCCCAGCTCATCTCCTTTGACTGATCTCTgccgtgggggggggggcgggggggagcccATGTAACACTACTCTTCATCTGGAATCACTTCTGCACTTCACCtactcctcctgccccctcaGCCCCCTTCCACCCATCCCACCTCCCCAATCTGCCCCCGGCCCGGGGGATGTGGGACCACAGGCTCCCGCCAGCGGTGCTGGGGCCGCAGGAGCACAGCCCTCCCTGCCGAGACCCGGGCCTGCGgtcctgtccccccccgcccccgaccTGGAAGCCCGCGGGCCCCGGCCTGcgccgcggggctgggggcccTTGGCTGGGCTGCCCGGGGTGGGGGCCGccggcccccccaccccgctgccCGTCGCCTCGGGCACCGCGCTGTCCGCCGCCAGCCTGGCCttgtccgtcccccccccccccgccgagcCCCCTTCCCCGCCAGCggcctctctcctccctgccccggggGCCCCCTCGCCGGGCCGGGCCTGTCCCCACGGCGCGGCCGCTCGCTCCTcgcggtggggagggggtgtgtggggtgTGAACCGAGCGCGAACGGCGACAATAAAGTGTTCGGAACGAGCCGCGGCCCGGTGTGCttgggggggtgcagggggaccgccccgccggcggccgggGCCTACCGGAGCGAACGAGTGCCGGCGGACCCGGCGGCTAGagcgccgccgcctccccgccccgccaTCGAGAGGAGGCGCCGGAGCCTAGAGCGGCGCGGCGCAGCGCGGGGGCCGCCGGGACCATCGAGCGCGGGGCAGAGCGCCGCCGTGTCCTCTGCGGCCGCCATGCTGCCCGCCGCCCGCGCGCTGCCGCCGCGCCTgctccgccgcccgccgcccgcctgGCGCTGGGCCGCggccgggccgcccgccgccggcctgCGGGCGCTGGGCACGGGCCGCGCACGGCGCTCGGAGGCGCTGGCCGGGGCGCCGCTGGACACGGCCGCCAAGGAGTACTCGCCCAAGGTGCGGCAGCTGGTGCGGGACATCGCGGGGCTGACGCTGCTGGAGGTGGCCGACCTCAACGCGCTCCTCAAGGTGGGTGGCGCGGGGCAGCGCGGCCCGCTTCGGCCCGGCCCGGCACGGCCCGCGTGCGCCGCCTCACCGGCCGCCGGTGCCGCTGCTCTTCCCGTAGGAGACGCTGAAGATTCCGGACGTGGGGGTGatgccggcggcggcggcggccgcctcTCTCCAGCCCTCCCAGGCGGCTCCGCAGGTACCGGGCTCTCCGGGGAGGGGCCGGGAGTTGGGCCCCCGGGGCTCCGTGTCGGTCTCGCGGGTCCCCgtgcgtggggggggggtgggggggagggcCGCGGGGCCCGGGGCCCGGGTGGGTGTCTTCACCGAGCTCTGGCTGCttccaggaggaggaggagatccCGCTCAAGAAGGAGAAAACGCATTTCACTGTCCGGCTGACGGAGCTGAAACCTGCTGACAAGGTGAAGCTGATCAAGGAGGTGAAGAACTTCGTGCCGGGAGTGAACCTCGTGCAggtgaggagggggctgcccgAGGCTCTGGCCACCCACCCACCACGTCGTCCCCGAGCCCAGACAGCTCCTGAAGCATGTTGTAAGCGGTGGGCTCGGTTCTCTGTTCAAAAGGGAGCCTGGATTTCTGTGTTTAGGAGAACAGTCTGCTTGTGCACACACCTCGGTGCAGAGACATGGATGAGGTGTAGAGCAGGAGTTGGTTGCATCTGTTTGTCTGGCGTTCTTTAGGGAAGGCTGttccctcccagctctgctgcgtGGCCGACAACTGAGCCCCTAGCAGGAGCAGTGAGATGAAGAAGGAGGCTCAGAGCAAAGACCTCAAAGGCCTCCATGCCACCCTCACCTTCTCCAAATCTAAGAGCTGCCATgagcctccctgcagacctCAGGAGCAGCCGGGattgctccctgcagctggatTTGGCTTGCCTTCCCCCTGGCTTTTTCGAGACCAATGTATTGCTGAAGTTAGGCAAGTTTCTCTAATTCACACATTCTGCAATCCATGCTTCCAATGCTTTTCAGAGCTCTTCTTTTTGTAGATGATGCGTCCTCCTTCCTCGGAGGAGACGGGTCTTTCACAGCCCTGTGCAGCATCTGAGCTCGTGCCCTTGACCTGCGATGTAGGCTCAGGACAAAGAATGGGTGATACAGCGGCTATTGCAGAAGCATTTAACATGCTTCGGTTCTCCACTGGGTGGTGCTTTCGTGTCTTGGGGATAATAGTAGCACTTTCTGTTTATCCAGttgtaaggaagaaatgttgAGTGTTGTAAAATCTGCTCTTATTTGTAGCCCAGGATATCAGAAGGATTTGTAGAAAAGCTTCCGACCCATTCATATTTGTATATTGGAAAGCAAACAATTTGGTGACAGAGAAACCATGCTAGCGAGATAAGAGTTTCATTGGCCCACTGGGATAATTAACTTGCTATTAGTTGGGTTACTCTGGCAGCTGTTTATCCGTTACCAGTCCCAAGCAAACATTAAACAACCAAAATCCCGTAATGGACATGATCAGCGGATAATTAAAAGCTGTCTAGAGAACTGATGCTAAATCAACTTGGCTTAGCATGTGGAACCTGTCAAACAAGCTGGTTACCGTTCCGATGCGGTTACAGGGTTGGTAGATGCAGGTTACTGGGGGTAAACTTTGTCAAGTGTGACTTACCTGATCTGGTATTTTggttaaaacacacacacacatgcacaaaacaaACTGCTGCGGAAGGTTGGTTCTGCCTAAAGAGGTTGTATTGAAAGTGTAGCTGATACATTTTTGTTGTAAATTTTATTGCCAACCGTTTGAGGTGTTTTTAACAAGATTTGCAGGGAGCCTGTTCTTGGCCTGTGGGGCTGTTGGTGGTTTGGAAGAAAGCATTGCTAGTAATATCTTTGGACATCGTGTGCTGATGTGACTCAAACAGGTCAGTCCTACAGGAACGACTGCTTGATGAGACAGGCACATTGTCAGCACAAGCCGGGCTTGAGTCCGTTTGCCCCCCTGAAAGCGTCTTCAGAGCAAGCCCAACAGATGCTTACCTCGCATCTTCACCTGTCCTGGGCTGGCCTTCTCGTATGCTCCGGGTGGGGTTCAAAACATGTTGCTTCTGCCCAGCGTCTGTTATGGTGCAGGTCCAGCTTGGCTCAGgccctgctccttctcctgctggGCGCTCTGAACAGTTGCTTCCTCTGACCGAGGCTGCTTTAGAACAGAAGTTAAGCATTCGTGAGCAAGGATCTTTCATGAATAACCTTGGTTGTGTTGCCTGTCCTCATCACAGCAAGCCAGAACAGGCTCCTTTCCAGATACTGTCCTGGGCTTTGGTGGGTGAAGGcatgcctgccctgcctgcacagctACGCCTTCTCATCCCtagcaaaaaaagcattttctgccACCCTGGATACATCATTACTGTGCCCTATGtgaattaaaacaacaaaagcttCTTTCTGTCAGCAATGGTCAATCTGTTGGGTGCTAAATACCTGCAGTGCCAGACGGCAGAGAGCTGGCAGTGGCTTTTCACCGTAGGAACCTCCCCGGGCTTTGTTTTTAAGGAGCTGAATAGCTTTGTTGCTGCTGCTTAGTGTAAGAGCAAGAGCATCTGACTGCAACAGGGGCTCAGCCTCCCTTCCCTTTTTATGGCAGTACTGCAGGAAGTCTCTTTGCATCAGTTCAACAGCTTTTCAGTTTGCCTTAAATATCATGGTACTGCGTAGTATCAGTAGTTTCGTATAAAAAGTCCTGAAAATACCAAGATTGTGTTGTCAAGCATAGTCTGTACTGGAGTTCTTTTTCAGCCAGTACAGTGGATTCCTGTACAGTGGTGTACAAACCCTGTAACAGCCTCTCCTCCCCGCTGGCAGAAATATGTGAACCAAAACATTCGCACTGAAAAAAGTCGACCCAATGCAGGCCGGTAGCTGCCTTGGCAGGTTACCATGTGGTGGCTCTGCATGCGTCCCAAGCACCTTCTCAGACCGGGGCTGCGCGTCCTGGAGCACCGTGCATATGGTGGGAAGAATTTACGGGCTATTACTCGCTGAAAAAGGTCTTCCAGGGCTGCAGTGGATGTGCTGTCACTTGCAGTCAGGTTTAGATGTCTTCCGGCAGGATGTGCTGTAGTTCAAGTAAAAGTCTTGGAGTTCAGACCAGTCAGTGAGTTTTCCTGCTCTGCTTATGCAGAGGTCAGGCTCATGGCTCTAAATCTGTTAATCCGGTTAGTGAAAGCTAGTTTATAAGTCTCGTACTTTGTCCCTCCCGCAGGCAAAGAAGCTGGTGGAGTCCCTTCCGCAGGAGATCAAGGCTAACGCCTCcaaggaggaagcagagaagaTCAAAGCGGCgttggaggcagcaggagggactGTGGTTCTGGAGTAGGCAGTGGCATCTCACCACGGAGGGACTGGCATGATGGCAGCCTTCCCCGCTGCCGCCTGCCCGGCCGCTGCCCGAGCCGGGGTCCGGACATTTCCGACTGCGAAACGTCCCCTAGTCGTGTGGTGGGAATGTTCTCTCAAAGTGATACGAGAATGCTGTACGGTTCGGCGGGGCTGCTCTCTCGTTCCGGCATCGCGATGAACTCTACCTTcataaatatcagaaaaaaaccaccaaaaacctGTAAAACGGTTCTTCTCTCCAAAATCAGCCCCGCCTGATTGTCCCCTGGGCTCCACCCGCCTACCCCCGTACCGGCACTGCCTATACCCACCGCGCCGCGCAGCAGCCCCCTTCCTCAAGCTGCGTTTTGGTGCCGCAGCCGTTAATCATGCCCCGTTAATTAACGGGGAGGTGCCACCTGGAGGAGGGAGAACCGTGTCCCTGGAGCCCGGGGTCGCCGCGGCGCGGGGGAGCTGCCGCGACGACCCTGGGCTCGTTGCAGCGGCCCCGGTCCCGGTGCCCCCCTCCGCGCCGCCTCCGCTGCCCCGCTGCGGTACCGTGGGAGGGGGCGTGGCTTTATCGCAGAGGCGTGGCTTTGCGTTCGAGGAGGGGGCGTGGCTTATCGCCGAGCGGCGCCGATGGCGGAGCGGCGCGTGTCGCGCTGGTACTTCGGCGGCCTCGCTTCGTGCGGTGCTGCTTGCTGCACCCACCCGTTGGATCTGCTCAAGGTgaaaggaaaggggggggggacacggacggGGAACCGCTTTTGGGGGGATGGGGAGCGGTTCTGAGGGGTCGGGGAATggctgcccgggggggggggggggggcaggcggcCGTGGGGCCCGGGGACAcggcagtggggggggggcggttgtGGGGTACGGTGGTGAGGGGAGAGGGACGGGGGGACAGGGCtgaggggaggcgggggggcaGAGTGCCGGCATGTGAGGGGACAGGTGTGGGGCAGAGGGTTCTGGGGAGCTCGGGGTGCCAGccctgggggctgtgggggccGTGGAAGAAACCCCGGCCAACCCTGCCCAGGCTCCTGCGTAAGGCACGGCAGTGGCTCCGGGGCCTGCGGCGTTGGACACAGGCCCACTGGGCTCTGCGTCCTCGGGCCAAGATGTCACCTAGGCGCCTCGGACGGCCTGGCATCCCCGCTCCCGCACAAAGAGCGACGCGCGCAGCCCTGTGCTGCCAGCACCCACGGACGGGGCGAACGCCAGCGCTGCCCGGAGCCTTGTGCGCCGGCCAAGCGGCGATGAGCCTGGCAGCCGGGCAGGCTGCggagggggagcgggggagTTAGCCCAGGCCAGGGCCTGCCATGCCTGGGGCTGTGCCCGTGGGTAAGGCTCGGGACAGgcagccccttcccaccccactgCACGGAGAGAGGGGAAGATGCGCCTGGCGCAGGCCCAGGAGAGGAGCCAGCAGCGCTGGCAGGGGGATGCCGCTTCCCCGGTGCTCGGCCTGTTGCCGTGCCCGGCTGGCCCCGGCTGCCCAGCGGAGGTGGCTGGCAGCCCGTGGGGGCTCGCGTCGGATGCCCTGGCAAGGCGCTAAGAAGGGGGATTAGTCTGGCACACGCCTCTAGGTCTGCCTCTGTCTCTGAGCCAGCGTGACGGGTGTGACTTTTGGGCTGCGTCCCCACGTGCTATACCCTGCAGATGCGTAGCCCCTGCGTGCCTCGTGGCTGTGAGCAGCCCAGGCCAGCCGGCTGGTTTTGCCAGCTGAATATTGAACACAGACCTGCCTTTGGCCCAGAGCTCCCTTGCAGCAGGGGCTGGTGCCAGGCGTGGGGAAGCACAAGGGGCCTCAGGGTCCGGCAGGGCAGGGGGCCAAGGGCACTTTGCTGCACCTCTGGACCTTGGTCCCGGTGGGAGGCCACAGCCAGCCTAGCCAGAGGGTGCTCGCGCCCCTGAGCCGGCACTGCGCAGCCACTGGCCGCCCACggggctgcctgccctgcgGCAGCGACCACAGccccggccagctcctcccctgcccgcctgcctgccCTTCCTGTGGCCCTGTGATGGGAAGGCAGCAGAGCGCTTCCAGGCATGGCTCTGCCCTACCTCCCTGCCCGCCCAGTCCCTCTGTCCCGGCATCCAGCAGCCACTCGCCCAGCTCCCCGACATGCCACAAGCTCTGGTCCCCGTTGTCCAAAATCTGCAGCAGGCCCCTTCCCTGCATCCCCGCTGCTGCCCTGCACAGGAGACGGAGGCTGTTCCCAGCATCCTGCTGCGAGTCCCACGCCCTGGCCGTGCCGGGGCTTCTGTAACGGGAGCCAGGCCTGGTCCCCCGCCAGCGGCCCTTTGCTCTCTTTAATTTTATCTCCTCGGGCCTTTGACCCGCACGTGATCTTCGCAGCATGGGGCTGGGCGGGTGCGCTCAGAACGTGCTCTGCCACTGGCCGACATGGCTCCTCTGACCCAGCCAGCCCCTGCAGTCCCGCTGCCACTTCCTCCGGTGATGGTGGGAAGCGTTGGGCTGCTGCGGGTGGCGAGGGGAGCGCCCGGACACCCGGGCTGTGCCTGGCTGTGGCAGGGAGCAGTTCGGAGCTggtgagcagggctgcagggttgTCTTCCTGCCTCTGCGATTCCTGTggctggggagaaggggaagtgACTTCTGGAGGCCTGCTGCCTTGTGTGGCGAGGGTGTAGGGCAGCAGGAGGTCATGAATTCACCGGCCCTGTCGTGGTCCCTCTGAGCAAACCCACGCTGATTGCTTGCTCGCTCACATGCTCCTGGATCCTCCCCGCCCCGATGTGGCCCAGGGCCTTTCTTGGCAGAGCAGGCACTGCCACTTCATCTTGGGGCGTGCTGTTGAGGCCACCCAGCTGGGCAGGCGCCTGGGAGGGACCGTGGGCAGGTGCCTCACCAGCCTCCACCCCTCTGATGCTGGGCTGGGCACGTTTACAAGTACTGCTTAGGTGTGGGGAGCCTGGAGCTGTTGGTGTTTGCGCAGAAGCTCCTGCATGAGTGCTAAGGAGTTACCTCGACAAGCACTCGGAGCGGCTGTCCCTGCTCCGCTGCCCTGCGATCTCCTGTTtctgcccagccccagcactgggCTGGTGCACTGATGCTGCCGGACTCTGCCCCAGGTCCACCTGCAGACGCAGCAGGAGGTGAAGATGAGGATGATGGGGATGGCGATGCGTGTGATCCGCACTGACGGCTTCCTGGCTCTCTACAACGGGCTCAGTGCCTCGCTGTGCAGGCAGGTGAGTGCCACCGTGCCCTGACGGCCTCTGGTCCCCCAAGGCCAGCACGGAGCTCCTGCCGCACGGCACTGCCCACCCTGTCcggcagctgggctggagctgaCAGGCTGCCCTGAGCCGCGGGGGCCGGGGAGGTGGGCGCCCAGCGGGACACAGCGGCTCGTTCTCCCTCGCCTCCAGATGACGTATTCCTTGACTCGCTTCGCCATCTACGAGAGCGTGAGGGACCGCCTGGGCCAGGGCAGCCAGGGGCCTCCCCCCTTCTACCAGAAAGTGCTGCTGGGTGCAGTGGGAGGTGAGCGAGGGAGAGGGCCCCTCAGCCCCGGACTCCCTCAGGCTGGAGGAAGCCCCTGACCTCAGCTCTTCTTTGGCTGCAGGTTTCACCGGCGGGTTCGTGGGGACTCCGGCAGACATGGTGAACGTCAGGTCAGTTCTGCCCGCATCCTGGCGCTGCTGGTGAGGGAGGCTTGTGGCTGGTGTGTGGCAGCAGTTGCGACGGTGGGGCGCTCCCCATGCTCCTGACTTTTTTCCTGACCAGGCTGCCCCGTGGTTCGCAGCCCAGTCCCGGCACACAGTTCTGTACCCCGAAGGACCAGTGTTATTTTGCCATTCAGTGTGACAGCTCTGGGCCCCAGCCCCTGCGTGGCCCTCCGGGGGGGtgtggggctggaggcagcTTTCTTGTCCCTTTGCAAACAGGCGACGCAGTCCGTCTGCTGGGCCGCTGCCCTGAGCAAGGGCAGGCTTGCCCCGGGTccccagtgctgggggggggtggacaGCGGGGCACTGGCCCCCTCCTCAGCCCATGGTGCTCTGCCTTCCAGGATGCAGAACGACATGAagcagcctcctgccctgcGGCGCAAGTGAGTGACTGGGGGGCCGGGGCTCCCGGGGGGGCCGGAACAGTGGGGCAGGTGGTCGGGGGGTGCCAGGGCtcccgggggggccggggcagcggggcagggggtCGGAGGGTGCCAGGGCTCCCGGGGGGGCCGGAACAGTGGGGCAGGTGGTCGGGGGGTGCCAGGGCtcccgggggggccggggcagcggggcagggggtCGGAGGGTGCCAGGGCTCCCGGGGGGGCCGGAACAGTGGGGCAGGTGGTCGGGGGGTGCCAGGGCtcccgggggggccgggccAGCGGGGCAAGGGGTCGGGGGCTCTCGGGGCCGGGGGTCCGTG
This DNA window, taken from Haliaeetus albicilla chromosome 12, bHalAlb1.1, whole genome shotgun sequence, encodes the following:
- the MRPL12 gene encoding large ribosomal subunit protein bL12m is translated as MLPAARALPPRLLRRPPPAWRWAAAGPPAAGLRALGTGRARRSEALAGAPLDTAAKEYSPKVRQLVRDIAGLTLLEVADLNALLKETLKIPDVGVMPAAAAAASLQPSQAAPQEEEEIPLKKEKTHFTVRLTELKPADKVKLIKEVKNFVPGVNLVQAKKLVESLPQEIKANASKEEAEKIKAALEAAGGTVVLE
- the SLC25A10 gene encoding mitochondrial dicarboxylate carrier isoform X3, coding for MAERRVSRWYFGGLASCGAACCTHPLDLLKVHLQTQQEVKMRMMGMAMRVIRTDGFLALYNGLSASLCRQMTYSLTRFAIYESVRDRLGQGSQGPPPFYQKVLLGAVGGFTGGFVGTPADMVNVRMQNDMKQPPALRRNYSHALDGMYRVLREEGLKKLFSGATMASSRGALVTIGQLSCYDQAKQLVLSTGLLSDNIFTHFLASFIAGGCATFLCQPLDVLKTRLMNSQGEYRGVTHCAMETAKLGPLAFYKAASNPFLNRGLWDLTRASTEILPT